From the genome of Anaplasma ovis str. Haibei, one region includes:
- a CDS encoding MFS transporter, giving the protein MYKLWKKITGLNEVVLAVSLCAAIEHYDFIVYAVLSSTISKIFFAQGAFLSGQGGHSTYMSTLMGFLVFASAFVARPLGATIFGYLGDKKGRRLALNVSAGMLIGSVFLISVLPTPKTWSFAPIALVVLRIIQGLAYGAEVGSVVLMAESVTKSQVKAIWAVRLIFFSAGMLVGTFVLQVCESTLTEVQMQEWGWRVPFFVATVISCLLPYLRSRIQESPDFMEYKATGRKENILKSLYKNAGGVLLVFVMAALSSGFFYLSMVYMDMGHRAGVWGYAVSSLLMTLAPCSSFFVSDVHKRKKCFLAILAIIIVAMYPVVHFIYKGHAVACMVYMLLLGTYGGWYGPFVVLMFPVGARQTCFSMPYSAGYLLGALSPAICLWFSHVTGLDNVPAFYLLFFAVIVFVMVALFLRVEGGAYKFILSGEGRGCATTNK; this is encoded by the coding sequence ATGTACAAGCTCTGGAAGAAAATTACCGGTTTGAACGAAGTTGTGCTTGCCGTGTCACTATGTGCTGCCATAGAACACTACGACTTTATCGTTTACGCGGTTCTCAGTTCGACAATTAGCAAAATATTTTTCGCTCAGGGTGCTTTCCTATCCGGGCAGGGAGGTCACTCTACGTATATGTCCACGCTTATGGGGTTTTTAGTTTTTGCGTCTGCTTTTGTTGCTAGGCCGCTGGGCGCAACGATATTTGGTTATTTGGGTGACAAAAAAGGCAGAAGGCTAGCACTTAATGTCTCTGCTGGTATGCTGATAGGGTCAGTTTTCCTCATATCTGTTCTTCCGACTCCCAAAACCTGGAGCTTTGCTCCCATTGCGCTGGTTGTATTGAGAATCATTCAAGGGCTGGCTTATGGCGCCGAAGTTGGTAGCGTCGTGCTGATGGCTGAAAGCGTTACCAAAAGCCAGGTTAAGGCGATATGGGCGGTGAGATTGATATTTTTTAGTGCTGGGATGCTTGTAGGCACATTTGTGTTGCAGGTATGCGAGTCCACCCTTACGGAGGTCCAAATGCAAGAATGGGGGTGGAGGGTTCCATTTTTCGTTGCTACTGTAATTAGCTGTCTGCTTCCTTATCTTCGCTCTAGAATCCAAGAAAGCCCGGATTTTATGGAATACAAGGCAACTGGGCGCAAGGAAAATATCCTCAAATCCTTATATAAAAATGCCGGTGGGGTGCTATTGGTTTTTGTTATGGCCGCGCTTTCTTCCGGGTTTTTTTATTTATCCATGGTGTATATGGACATGGGCCACAGGGCAGGTGTCTGGGGGTATGCAGTCTCGTCATTACTGATGACTCTTGCACCTTGCAGCAGCTTTTTTGTGTCTGACGTGCACAAGAGAAAAAAGTGCTTCCTCGCCATTTTGGCTATTATCATAGTAGCGATGTATCCTGTTGTGCACTTCATCTACAAAGGCCACGCGGTGGCTTGTATGGTGTATATGTTACTGCTCGGAACGTATGGGGGGTGGTACGGGCCGTTTGTTGTGTTAATGTTTCCCGTGGGTGCTAGGCAAACATGTTTCTCAATGCCCTACAGTGCGGGGTACCTGCTAGGCGCGCTTTCCCCAGCCATTTGTCTGTGGTTTTCCCACGTTACAGGGCTAGATAATGTCCCAGCATTTTACCTGCTCTTCTTCGCCGTAATAGTCTTCGTGATGGTTGCGCTTTTCTTGCGAGTTGAAGGTGGAGCATACAAGTTCATACTTTCCGGAGAAGGAAGAGGCTGCGCAACAACCAATAAGTAG
- a CDS encoding MFS transporter, whose protein sequence is MHKLWRKVTGLNEVVFAVSLCTAIEHYDFTVYAVLSSTISEVFFSQGALLSGQGDRATYLSKLMGFLTFASAFVARPLGATIFGYLGDKKGRRLALNISAGMLIGSVFLISVLPTPSTWSFAPIVLVVLRIIQGLAYGAEIGGVVLMAESVEKHQVRTIWVTRLIFFNIGTLLAALVLQVCEAVLTEAQMYAWGWRIPFVVSTAVSCVLPYLRSRIQESPDYVEYKSTGRRENILKSLYKNAGGVLLVFAMGALSAGLYYLGIVYMDLVHRSGTLEYSISSILVSLGTCCSLFVSDANKRRSYFLAVLAVIMVAMYPVVHFIYEGHMIARMMYLTMLGVYGGWYGPFVVLMFPVGARQTCFSIPYSAGHLLGALAPAICLWFSHVTGLDTAPAFYLLFFAGIVFMMVALFLRVEDGAYKFILSPKGGGTATTNK, encoded by the coding sequence GTGCATAAACTCTGGAGAAAAGTTACCGGCCTGAACGAGGTTGTGTTTGCAGTGTCACTGTGCACTGCCATAGAACATTACGACTTCACTGTTTATGCAGTGCTCAGCTCAACAATTAGCGAAGTGTTTTTCTCGCAGGGTGCCCTCCTGTCTGGTCAAGGAGACCGCGCCACGTACTTGTCTAAACTTATGGGGTTTTTAACTTTTGCATCTGCTTTTGTTGCAAGACCGCTGGGCGCAACGATATTTGGTTATTTGGGTGACAAAAAAGGCAGAAGACTGGCACTCAATATCTCTGCTGGCATGCTGATAGGGTCAGTTTTCCTGATATCCGTTCTTCCGACTCCTAGTACTTGGAGCTTCGCTCCCATTGTGCTGGTTGTGTTGAGAATCATTCAAGGATTGGCCTACGGAGCCGAAATTGGCGGCGTTGTGCTAATGGCTGAGAGCGTTGAAAAACACCAGGTGAGGACAATATGGGTAACTAGGCTGATATTTTTTAACATCGGAACGCTTTTAGCCGCGCTCGTGTTGCAGGTGTGCGAGGCCGTCCTTACGGAGGCTCAGATGTACGCGTGGGGGTGGAGGATTCCATTTGTGGTCTCCACTGCGGTCAGTTGTGTACTTCCCTACCTACGTTCCAGAATTCAAGAAAGCCCGGATTATGTGGAGTATAAATCTACTGGACGTAGGGAAAACATCCTCAAATCCTTATACAAAAATGCCGGGGGAGTACTGCTCGTTTTTGCTATGGGCGCGCTTTCTGCCGGGTTGTATTATCTGGGCATAGTTTACATGGACTTGGTGCATAGGTCAGGTACGTTAGAATATTCGATTTCTTCCATACTGGTCTCGCTCGGAACCTGTTGCAGTTTGTTTGTATCTGACGCTAACAAGAGGAGGAGCTATTTCCTGGCTGTCTTGGCCGTTATAATGGTTGCGATGTATCCGGTCGTGCACTTCATCTACGAAGGCCACATGATAGCCCGTATGATGTACCTCACAATGCTTGGCGTGTACGGGGGGTGGTACGGGCCGTTTGTTGTGCTAATGTTTCCGGTGGGTGCGAGGCAGACATGTTTTTCTATACCCTACAGTGCGGGGCACCTCCTAGGCGCGCTTGCCCCCGCAATTTGTCTGTGGTTTTCCCACGTTACTGGGTTAGATACTGCCCCCGCATTTTACCTACTCTTCTTCGCTGGCATAGTCTTCATGATGGTTGCGCTTTTCTTGCGAGTTGAAGATGGAGCATACAAGTTCATACTTTCCCCGAAGGGGGGGGGGACCGCAACAACCAATAAGTAG
- a CDS encoding MFS transporter, translated as MYKLWKKISGLNEGVFAVLLCTAIESYDFIVYGILNSVIVQVFFSQGAFLSGQGDRAAYLSKLMGFLTFAAAFVARPLGATMFGYLGDKKGRRLALNISAGMLMLSVFLISILPTPKTWGLAPVALVVLRIIQGLAYGAEVGGVVLMAESVSRNQVKVVWVIGIVFGNVGLFLGASVLRVCEAALTEAQMHEWGWRIPFLVATAISCLLPYLRSRIQESPDYAKYKLAGREESILKSLLQHAGGVLLVFVMAALSSGFFYLSMVYMDLGHRAGMWEYAVLLSLITLAPCCSLFVSDANRSKNCFLAVLVIAIVAMYPVVHFIYKGSMVARIVFVLIFSVYWGLWGPLVVLIFPVGARQTCFSVPCSTGCLLGGLSPAICLWFSHATGLDNAPAFYLVSFAVIVFVMVALFLRVEDGAYKFILSLKGGGDRNNQ; from the coding sequence ATGTATAAACTCTGGAAGAAAATCTCCGGCCTGAACGAGGGCGTGTTTGCTGTACTGCTGTGCACTGCCATAGAAAGCTACGATTTCATAGTTTACGGCATTCTTAATTCTGTTATAGTCCAGGTGTTTTTCTCACAGGGTGCCTTTCTGTCCGGTCAAGGAGACCGAGCAGCGTACTTGTCCAAACTCATGGGGTTTTTAACTTTTGCAGCCGCTTTTGTCGCGCGGCCGCTGGGCGCAACAATGTTTGGTTATTTGGGTGATAAAAAAGGCAGAAGGCTGGCACTTAACATCTCTGCTGGTATGCTAATGCTGTCAGTTTTCCTCATATCAATTCTTCCAACTCCCAAGACTTGGGGCCTTGCTCCTGTCGCGCTGGTTGTGTTGAGAATTATTCAAGGGTTAGCGTATGGCGCCGAAGTTGGTGGTGTTGTACTGATGGCCGAAAGCGTTAGTAGAAACCAGGTTAAGGTAGTGTGGGTCATTGGGATTGTGTTTGGTAATGTTGGGCTGTTTCTTGGTGCGTCTGTGTTGCGGGTGTGTGAGGCTGCCTTGACGGAGGCTCAAATGCACGAGTGGGGGTGGAGGATTCCATTCCTAGTTGCCACTGCGATTAGCTGTCTGCTTCCTTACCTTCGCTCTAGAATCCAAGAAAGCCCGGATTACGCGAAGTATAAATTAGCCGGGCGCGAGGAAAGCATTTTGAAATCTCTATTGCAGCACGCCGGTGGAGTGCTGCTGGTTTTTGTTATGGCCGCGCTTTCCTCTGGGTTTTTTTATCTATCTATGGTCTATATGGATTTGGGTCATAGAGCAGGTATGTGGGAGTATGCAGTTTTGCTATCGCTGATTACGCTGGCACCTTGCTGTAGTTTGTTTGTATCTGATGCTAACAGAAGCAAGAACTGCTTTCTGGCTGTTTTGGTTATTGCGATAGTTGCGATGTACCCGGTTGTGCACTTCATCTACAAAGGGTCTATGGTTGCACGCATAGTGTTTGTGTTAATATTCAGCGTGTACTGGGGGTTGTGGGGGCCGTTGGTTGTGCTCATTTTCCCAGTAGGTGCGAGGCAGACATGTTTTTCGGTACCATGCAGCACAGGATGCCTGCTAGGCGGGTTGTCACCCGCCATTTGTCTATGGTTCTCACATGCTACAGGGCTAGATAACGCACCAGCGTTTTACCTGGTCTCTTTTGCCGTTATAGTCTTCGTGATGGTTGCGCTTTTCCTGCGAGTTGAAGATGGAGCATACAAGTTCATACTTTCCCTGAAGGGGGGGGGGGACCGCAACAACCAATAA
- the ssb gene encoding single-stranded DNA-binding protein — MSSLGVNKVILIGHLGKDPDIRVMQNGKEMASFSLATSESWLDKASGARTEKTEWHSIVVFSEGLVRIVKTCARKGSKIYLEGSLRTRKWSDQNGNDRYTTEVVLQGFNSALCLLDPKGGAVAPELQGLGPHEEQEVCAVGAGIPEEAVVEEAGFADADMDEIPF, encoded by the coding sequence ATGTCCTCGCTTGGTGTTAATAAGGTAATCCTGATTGGGCATCTGGGAAAGGACCCAGATATTAGGGTGATGCAAAATGGCAAGGAGATGGCAAGTTTTTCCTTGGCAACTTCTGAAAGCTGGCTAGACAAGGCGTCTGGTGCGCGGACTGAAAAGACGGAGTGGCACAGCATAGTTGTGTTCAGCGAGGGGTTGGTTCGCATAGTGAAGACCTGTGCGCGCAAGGGCAGCAAGATCTACTTAGAGGGCTCGCTACGCACAAGGAAGTGGTCAGACCAAAATGGCAACGACAGATACACTACGGAAGTAGTGCTGCAGGGGTTCAATTCCGCACTCTGCCTGCTTGACCCTAAAGGTGGAGCAGTTGCACCAGAACTACAAGGCCTAGGCCCCCATGAAGAGCAGGAGGTGTGTGCTGTGGGTGCAGGTATTCCTGAAGAAGCCGTCGTTGAGGAGGCCGGCTTTGCTGATGCGGACATGGACGAAATACCGTTCTGA